Proteins encoded in a region of the Paenibacillus sp. E222 genome:
- a CDS encoding DUF4367 domain-containing protein codes for MDIKNKSGDVIGKIQFQTSEDEGMVHQIIMDLKPGDGKGIYISNAEDNKFSQQTSYAARDWEGDFGALREKLHPWQPRFPTCSVVQDIKVFHGFDNLSDQEINEMIEESERTGSNVVIKDLKPNHVITGINITYQSDRGVFMLHVFGTTKSRIHVPDTESFKIEKLDVRGHEAYYISNAENRQLIWIEEDAGGKALQYEIIVSDMSLEWVLNIAESMIE; via the coding sequence ATGGATATTAAAAACAAGAGTGGAGATGTAATTGGGAAAATTCAGTTTCAGACTAGTGAAGATGAGGGCATGGTACATCAAATTATTATGGATCTGAAGCCAGGTGATGGAAAAGGCATTTATATCTCTAACGCCGAGGACAACAAATTTTCTCAACAAACGAGTTATGCAGCCAGAGATTGGGAGGGAGATTTTGGCGCCTTGAGAGAAAAGCTGCACCCTTGGCAACCCCGTTTTCCAACGTGCTCGGTTGTGCAAGATATTAAAGTATTTCACGGCTTCGATAACCTGTCCGACCAAGAAATAAATGAAATGATTGAAGAAAGCGAAAGGACCGGAAGCAATGTCGTGATAAAAGATTTAAAACCTAATCATGTTATTACAGGCATCAACATCACATATCAATCGGATCGGGGAGTGTTTATGCTTCACGTTTTTGGCACTACCAAGAGCCGAATTCATGTACCGGATACGGAATCATTCAAAATCGAGAAACTGGATGTGCGCGGTCATGAGGCGTATTATATTTCCAATGCTGAGAACAGACAATTGATCTGGATTGAAGAAGATGCGGGTGGTAAGGCATTGCAATATGAGATCATAGTAAGCGATATGTCGCTAGAATGGGTACTGAATATCGCTGAATCCATGATCGAATGA
- a CDS encoding NIPSNAP family protein translates to MIYRRKTYVVASSFVEEFNALFNDILLPSQLKYGARLIGRWHQHMDDETSEIFAMWEYDTFEQYEEIEQKIKSDNEHVMRVQERFDQIGRDRYKEVFRKDIKQDFFESTVDREKTILKTLCN, encoded by the coding sequence ATGATATATCGGAGGAAGACATATGTTGTAGCATCTTCATTCGTAGAAGAGTTTAATGCTTTATTTAATGATATTCTATTACCTTCACAACTCAAGTACGGAGCGAGATTGATTGGAAGATGGCATCAGCATATGGATGATGAAACCAGTGAGATTTTTGCGATGTGGGAATACGATACGTTTGAACAGTATGAAGAGATTGAGCAGAAGATCAAGTCTGACAACGAACATGTCATGCGAGTACAAGAACGTTTTGATCAAATTGGTAGAGATAGATATAAGGAAGTATTTCGAAAAGATATTAAGCAAGATTTCTTTGAATCGACCGTTGACAGAGAGAAGACCATTTTAAAGACATTGTGTAACTAA
- a CDS encoding N-acetyltransferase, translating to MVIRLIPTTRENWKEALNIQVHANQNHYVPSVAVSLAKVHIRPDGDEYKYLPFCIYNTEDMLVGFVMITVDETTAWSYWLNGFMIDVSYQGRGYGKATIDSVISHIKENYVHSKCLNLTVCAENEVARKLYEKMGFSETGDVYDGEMVYRFVF from the coding sequence ATTGTGATCAGATTAATACCTACTACAAGAGAGAACTGGAAAGAGGCATTAAACATACAAGTTCATGCCAATCAAAATCATTATGTTCCATCAGTAGCCGTGTCTCTAGCGAAAGTGCACATTCGTCCCGATGGGGATGAGTACAAGTATCTGCCATTTTGCATATATAATACGGAGGATATGTTAGTGGGTTTTGTTATGATCACTGTCGATGAAACAACAGCTTGGTCCTATTGGTTGAATGGTTTTATGATCGATGTAAGTTATCAAGGTAGGGGATATGGAAAAGCAACGATAGATTCGGTAATTAGCCATATAAAAGAGAACTATGTCCATAGCAAGTGTTTGAATTTAACTGTATGTGCAGAAAATGAAGTCGCCAGAAAGCTATATGAAAAAATGGGGTTTTCAGAGACCGGAGATGTATATGATGGTGAAATGGTTTACCGGTTCGTTTTTTAA
- a CDS encoding aminoglycoside phosphotransferase family protein encodes MLMNGLDETMRILYNEIPSRFTLAGFLCRNREMEIEKVIHNNVLLEPQIFTLKAKLEWIQITDQGGVQLSEHEELLAGGNVNKVTKVGNTVRRDAKPNSYVHALLKHLEQVGYPNSPKYLGRDEQGREVLSYIEGVVSGNEYPEIERYMWSDETLTELAKLLRSYHDATLDFTAFSPSSNAYSDSAQHEVVCHNDFALYNVVFKERLPVGIIDFDMAGPGPRLWDIVYTLYTAVPLAGFSPGKDEREVVPYHKQDHASERKRRIALFFKAYGMDVPTDLKEWVISRIHFMCTTLSDRAASGEIAFIKMIEEGHLAHYEKEVRFLEKHFDDWS; translated from the coding sequence ATGTTAATGAATGGTTTGGATGAAACTATGCGGATTCTTTATAATGAAATCCCGTCGAGGTTTACCTTGGCGGGATTTTTATGCAGGAATAGGGAGATGGAAATCGAAAAAGTTATCCATAATAATGTTTTACTTGAACCCCAGATATTTACTTTAAAGGCCAAGCTAGAATGGATACAGATTACTGATCAAGGAGGTGTACAATTGTCAGAGCATGAGGAACTTTTAGCTGGAGGCAATGTGAACAAGGTTACGAAAGTTGGAAATACAGTTCGTCGTGATGCTAAACCGAATTCATATGTACATGCATTGCTTAAACATCTTGAACAGGTTGGCTACCCCAATTCCCCCAAATACTTGGGACGCGATGAGCAGGGGAGAGAAGTTCTTTCTTATATCGAAGGCGTAGTTTCGGGAAATGAGTATCCAGAAATTGAACGCTACATGTGGTCGGATGAGACGTTAACCGAACTCGCTAAACTTTTGAGAAGTTATCATGATGCAACGTTGGATTTTACAGCTTTTTCGCCTTCATCCAACGCGTATTCAGATAGTGCTCAGCATGAAGTTGTGTGTCATAATGATTTTGCATTGTATAACGTTGTGTTTAAAGAACGGCTTCCTGTAGGAATCATTGATTTTGACATGGCCGGGCCTGGTCCTCGTCTATGGGATATCGTATATACATTGTATACAGCCGTACCGCTTGCAGGCTTTTCACCGGGGAAAGATGAAAGAGAAGTCGTTCCATATCATAAACAGGACCATGCATCTGAGCGAAAAAGACGTATAGCATTATTTTTTAAGGCTTATGGTATGGATGTGCCGACAGATTTGAAGGAGTGGGTGATTTCTCGAATTCATTTCATGTGTACCACACTATCTGATCGGGCAGCGTCTGGAGAAATAGCTTTTATCAAAATGATTGAAGAGGGTCATTTGGCTCATTATGAGAAGGAAGTAAGGTTCCTTGAGAAGCATTTTGATGATTGGAGTTAA
- a CDS encoding polysaccharide deacetylase family protein, with translation MFKAKLVKAVMSVALLSTLFTIPNLPSANAADASCPNGYVGLTFDDGPSNNTTNVLNALKQAGLRATMFNVGQNAQNNQSLVSAQVAAGMWIGNHSYTHPNMTTLSSSQMSSEITRTQQTIQSITGTSPKLFRPPYGATNATLKSVISQNGLTEVLWNVDSQDWNGASTAQIVAAVNRMQSGDVILMHDQYQTTLQAIPQIAQNLKSRGLCSGMISSSTGRAVAPDGGTTNPPSTGTKVEAENMTKGGQYTGNISSPFNGVVLYANNDLVKYTQYFASGTHNFSLRGASSNSNMARVDLKIGGQTKGTFYFGGSSPAVYTLNNISHGTGNQEIQLVVTADDGTWDVYLDYLEIN, from the coding sequence ATGTTCAAAGCAAAACTTGTAAAGGCAGTAATGTCTGTTGCGCTCTTGAGCACGTTGTTCACTATCCCGAACCTGCCTTCCGCTAACGCGGCCGATGCCAGTTGTCCGAACGGTTATGTAGGTTTGACGTTCGATGATGGTCCAAGCAATAACACAACAAACGTGCTCAATGCACTGAAGCAGGCAGGCTTGCGTGCAACGATGTTCAATGTGGGACAGAACGCGCAAAACAATCAATCTCTGGTTAGTGCGCAGGTGGCCGCAGGCATGTGGATTGGTAACCATTCCTACACGCATCCTAATATGACAACATTAAGCAGCTCCCAGATGTCTTCGGAAATCACTCGGACACAGCAGACGATCCAGTCGATTACCGGAACTTCACCGAAGCTGTTCAGACCGCCTTACGGCGCGACCAACGCAACCTTGAAATCCGTTATCAGTCAGAACGGTCTTACCGAAGTGCTGTGGAACGTGGATTCCCAGGACTGGAATGGCGCCTCCACCGCCCAGATCGTAGCCGCAGTGAACAGGATGCAAAGTGGTGACGTTATTCTGATGCATGATCAATACCAGACGACACTGCAAGCGATTCCGCAGATTGCGCAAAATCTGAAGAGCCGCGGCCTTTGCTCCGGCATGATCTCTTCGAGTACGGGACGGGCGGTTGCCCCTGATGGAGGCACGACTAATCCTCCAAGCACCGGAACAAAAGTGGAAGCCGAGAATATGACCAAAGGCGGTCAGTATACCGGCAATATCAGCTCGCCATTTAACGGAGTTGTTCTGTACGCTAATAACGATTTGGTCAAATACACGCAGTATTTTGCAAGCGGCACCCACAATTTTTCACTCCGCGGGGCATCAAGTAATTCCAACATGGCCAGAGTGGACTTGAAGATCGGCGGCCAGACGAAGGGAACCTTTTACTTCGGCGGAAGCAGTCCTGCGGTCTATACCCTTAACAATATCAGTCATGGGACCGGAAACCAGGAGATTCAGCTTGTTGTGACAGCGGATGACGGAACATGGGATGTTTACCTTGATTATTTGGAGATAAATTAA
- a CDS encoding glycoside hydrolase family 5 protein → MANKFGNYGFDLPTDTYRSSTIPSSQKRIMISAHYYSPWDFAGEENGNIAQWGATATNPAKKSTWGQEDYLESQFKSMYDKFVTQGYPVVIGEFGAIDKAAYDSTNNVYRAAFAKAVTAKAKTYKMVPVYWDNGYNGQHGFALFNRSNNTVTQQGIINAIMQGIQ, encoded by the coding sequence ATCGCCAATAAATTTGGCAATTATGGCTTCGATCTTCCAACAGACACGTACAGATCCTCTACGATCCCTAGTTCACAGAAACGCATTATGATCTCGGCTCACTATTACTCTCCTTGGGATTTTGCAGGCGAGGAAAACGGAAATATAGCGCAATGGGGAGCCACTGCCACCAATCCTGCCAAGAAGTCAACGTGGGGGCAAGAGGATTATCTGGAATCGCAGTTCAAATCCATGTACGATAAATTTGTAACTCAAGGTTATCCTGTCGTAATCGGCGAATTTGGCGCGATCGACAAAGCAGCATATGATTCCACAAACAATGTATATCGTGCCGCATTTGCAAAAGCAGTTACAGCAAAAGCTAAAACGTACAAGATGGTTCCGGTATATTGGGATAACGGATACAATGGACAGCATGGATTTGCGTTGTTCAATCGTTCCAACAACACCGTAACCCAGCAAGGCATTATTAATGCAATTATGCAAGGCATACAATAA
- a CDS encoding GNAT family N-acetyltransferase: MNTLIPSLDLIKEIELSEIDYMTDRMLAIQGRDSNPEGIEIQQFGNAMCFYSKTMPWPTFNTVKGLTNNELEHLDAIIDFYRQRGRKVQFEVIPSVVDQNFLKRLTDIGMYTAGFHSSLIIKPEEKKNHSEHIRIQELEEDQFELYATIHCRGTGLSDDGIPYVAQNNKVLYHRPGWKFYIAYVNDVPAAVSVLFIKNQKASLTFAATLPEFRNQGVHQQLLNRRITEALIKECNLVVGQCSFLSQSHRNMEHVGMKLGYIRTAWTER, encoded by the coding sequence ATGAATACACTGATTCCATCCTTAGATCTGATTAAAGAAATTGAACTCTCGGAAATCGATTATATGACAGATCGGATGCTTGCTATACAAGGTCGGGACTCTAATCCAGAAGGAATTGAGATTCAGCAATTTGGAAATGCCATGTGTTTCTACAGTAAGACCATGCCATGGCCCACGTTCAATACGGTGAAGGGGCTAACAAATAATGAACTGGAACACCTGGATGCTATCATTGATTTTTATAGACAGCGAGGTCGAAAGGTTCAGTTCGAAGTCATTCCATCTGTGGTGGATCAGAACTTCTTGAAACGCTTAACCGATATAGGCATGTATACAGCGGGATTTCATTCATCTCTGATCATCAAGCCTGAAGAAAAAAAGAATCACTCAGAACATATCCGAATTCAAGAACTTGAAGAGGATCAATTCGAGCTATACGCGACCATCCATTGCAGGGGGACCGGTTTGTCGGATGACGGTATCCCTTATGTCGCCCAGAATAATAAGGTTCTTTATCACCGTCCAGGGTGGAAATTTTACATCGCATATGTCAATGATGTCCCTGCAGCGGTAAGTGTTCTGTTTATTAAGAATCAAAAGGCATCCTTAACCTTTGCAGCAACATTACCTGAGTTTAGAAATCAGGGGGTACATCAGCAGCTTTTGAATAGAAGAATAACGGAAGCCTTGATTAAGGAATGTAATCTGGTGGTAGGGCAATGTTCATTTTTATCTCAAAGCCATCGCAATATGGAGCATGTCGGCATGAAGTTGGGATATATCCGAACAGCATGGACTGAAAGATAA
- a CDS encoding GNAT family N-acetyltransferase, whose product MVYDDLNKTMTTERLLLRLFTKADAETVTRLCNDYNIYKSTLTLPYPYTLDCALSWIERHNENFNADKCYEFAICDRKTGDLYGAIALSNQQRYDNGELSYWVGHPFWGKGYATEAAKAMLDFAFDVKKYHKVYARHFASNPASGQVIQKIGMIKEGVLRDHVKKEGRYEDLIYYGVVEIK is encoded by the coding sequence ATGGTGTACGACGATCTCAATAAAACGATGACCACAGAGAGGTTGCTGTTAAGATTATTTACGAAAGCAGATGCTGAAACCGTTACGAGACTATGTAATGACTACAACATTTATAAAAGTACCCTCACATTACCCTACCCATATACATTAGATTGTGCATTGTCTTGGATAGAGCGCCATAACGAAAATTTTAATGCGGATAAATGTTATGAATTTGCTATTTGTGATCGGAAAACAGGTGATTTATACGGGGCAATAGCATTATCTAATCAACAACGTTACGATAACGGGGAGTTATCTTATTGGGTGGGTCATCCGTTTTGGGGAAAAGGTTATGCAACGGAAGCGGCTAAAGCCATGTTAGACTTCGCTTTTGATGTGAAAAAATATCATAAGGTATATGCGCGACACTTTGCTTCTAACCCGGCATCCGGACAAGTTATACAGAAGATTGGCATGATAAAAGAAGGCGTACTGAGGGATCATGTCAAGAAAGAAGGTCGATATGAGGATCTGATTTACTACGGAGTAGTAGAAATAAAGTGA
- a CDS encoding GNAT family N-acetyltransferase codes for MNPITIEPIDKTNWEEAIAISLLETQVNLVPTVIESLAYAYVKPWDAAFDPYLLRKGDKAFGFFYLSYTPASTDNYWIGGFQIDKNYQGKGLGRKSLYTILESIQDKHPQCQIISLTAEKSNAHARALYEKIGFIDQAFEIQDGEVVYKIKLK; via the coding sequence ATGAATCCAATTACTATAGAGCCAATCGATAAAACGAATTGGGAAGAAGCGATCGCAATATCTCTACTTGAAACGCAAGTCAATCTTGTTCCGACGGTCATCGAATCTTTAGCATATGCCTACGTGAAACCTTGGGATGCAGCTTTTGATCCATATCTTTTGCGCAAAGGCGATAAAGCTTTCGGTTTTTTCTATTTATCCTACACACCAGCTAGTACTGATAATTATTGGATTGGAGGATTTCAAATAGATAAGAACTATCAAGGAAAAGGATTAGGAAGGAAATCACTTTATACGATACTGGAAAGTATTCAGGATAAGCATCCACAATGCCAAATCATCTCACTAACCGCAGAAAAAAGTAATGCTCATGCAAGAGCGTTATATGAGAAGATAGGATTTATTGATCAGGCATTTGAAATTCAGGATGGTGAAGTAGTATATAAAATAAAATTGAAATAA
- a CDS encoding NUDIX hydrolase: MKFIVSASVIVLNENDEILLMKGRRGWEMPQGCVEEGETITQAAIREVKEETGIDIELIKFCGLYQNTTRGVCNHIFTGKPIGGTLTTSSESDEVGFFTLEQANEMITWGNFKERIHKALDESTHPILVEFSE, translated from the coding sequence ATGAAATTTATTGTGTCTGCAAGTGTGATTGTCCTTAATGAGAACGATGAAATCTTACTTATGAAGGGAAGGAGAGGTTGGGAAATGCCTCAAGGCTGTGTGGAAGAAGGTGAGACCATCACACAAGCTGCTATTCGAGAGGTGAAGGAAGAGACTGGAATTGATATTGAACTTATTAAGTTTTGTGGCCTATATCAGAATACTACGCGGGGAGTATGTAACCATATATTCACTGGAAAACCGATTGGAGGAACTCTAACTACAAGTAGTGAAAGTGATGAGGTTGGTTTTTTTACACTAGAACAAGCCAATGAAATGATAACCTGGGGGAATTTCAAGGAGAGAATTCACAAAGCATTGGATGAGAGCACTCATCCCATTCTAGTTGAGTTCTCTGAATAA
- a CDS encoding GNAT family N-acetyltransferase, producing the protein MQEENIHIRWANGNDAEDLLKLNDAFNGVGTTLEEVKESLALSNELIDGQAVGFACAQYFKSFCYRGLQGEITEMYIAEVARRRGLATLLIAFIEEELRERGVTSVKILTGQRNERAIKTYVKSNYARTEEVLLQKKL; encoded by the coding sequence ATGCAAGAAGAGAACATTCATATACGATGGGCGAACGGAAATGATGCAGAGGACCTTCTTAAGCTCAATGATGCTTTTAATGGAGTAGGTACAACCTTAGAAGAAGTAAAAGAGAGCCTTGCTTTATCTAATGAGTTGATTGACGGCCAGGCAGTTGGATTTGCTTGTGCTCAATATTTTAAATCTTTTTGTTATCGTGGACTCCAGGGAGAAATCACAGAAATGTATATTGCCGAAGTTGCCCGGAGAAGAGGATTGGCTACGTTGCTAATTGCTTTTATAGAGGAGGAACTTAGAGAACGAGGTGTTACCAGTGTAAAGATTCTGACAGGCCAAAGAAATGAAAGGGCTATAAAGACATACGTAAAATCAAACTATGCCAGAACGGAAGAAGTATTGCTACAAAAGAAACTATGA
- a CDS encoding DUF1801 domain-containing protein → MYKLKTKETDNSVIEFIESVENPKKREDAYQLLDIFTETTGYKAKMWGPSIIGFGAYHYKYVSGHEGDAPLVGFSPRKAKISLYFATGDAEREDLLRDFGKHTTGKACVYINKVADIDTDVLKALINQSIRFLKETYPDH, encoded by the coding sequence ATGTACAAACTTAAAACAAAAGAAACAGACAACAGTGTCATTGAGTTTATTGAAAGTGTTGAGAATCCCAAAAAGCGTGAAGACGCGTATCAACTACTGGATATTTTCACTGAAACAACAGGGTACAAAGCAAAGATGTGGGGACCGAGTATTATCGGATTTGGTGCTTATCATTATAAATATGTTTCTGGTCACGAAGGAGATGCACCATTGGTGGGCTTTTCTCCCCGAAAAGCAAAAATCAGTTTGTATTTTGCGACAGGTGATGCAGAGCGAGAGGATCTATTAAGGGACTTTGGAAAACATACTACAGGAAAAGCTTGTGTTTACATCAATAAAGTTGCAGATATCGATACAGATGTATTAAAAGCGTTGATCAACCAATCCATCAGGTTTTTGAAAGAAACCTATCCGGATCATTAA